A single region of the Lysinibacillus sp. B2A1 genome encodes:
- a CDS encoding glutathione reductase, giving the protein MDWREAEEDLIDYFNEQLPVSDQINCEIIEIDKPRGVDIVLSSQENSMTIPFADDVTDRDSAIRAMQEMLSPQYQIRWFMESLGNDTLAFALLPVVQWKELEQQFDKRKVDYYFQPVTNTSVMFEMGIDEVDLLMKSRATELLNI; this is encoded by the coding sequence ATAGATTGGCGAGAAGCTGAAGAAGACTTAATAGATTACTTTAACGAGCAATTGCCTGTGTCAGATCAAATCAATTGTGAAATTATTGAGATAGATAAACCTAGAGGTGTGGATATTGTTCTATCCTCCCAAGAAAATTCAATGACGATTCCCTTTGCTGATGATGTAACTGATAGGGATAGTGCAATTCGAGCTATGCAGGAAATGCTCTCCCCTCAATATCAAATTCGTTGGTTTATGGAATCATTAGGCAATGATACTCTGGCTTTTGCATTGCTACCAGTCGTACAATGGAAAGAATTAGAACAGCAATTTGATAAGCGTAAAGTAGACTACTATTTCCAACCTGTTACAAACACTAGCGTCATGTTTGAAATGGGCATAGATGAAGTAGATTTATTAATGAAATCTAGAGCAACAGAACTTTTAAATATATGA
- a CDS encoding SMI1/KNR4 family protein, with product MAREHRTAFQFKKWAIDLYEPATVDEIQQVEKELQIVLPKVYKELLGASNGVYGNLVQLYSTDGLIEMNKTYEVQNYAPGYVSIGNDNGGYHLLMRAVEEAVNFQLVSDGYGVPTENDITDNFLSWLNSDAGDPWRNE from the coding sequence ATGGCTAGAGAGCATAGAACAGCGTTTCAATTCAAGAAATGGGCTATTGATTTGTATGAACCAGCAACTGTAGACGAAATACAGCAGGTTGAAAAAGAACTACAAATAGTGCTACCGAAAGTATATAAAGAGTTATTAGGTGCATCAAACGGTGTGTATGGTAATTTAGTTCAGCTATATTCAACAGATGGATTAATTGAAATGAATAAAACATATGAAGTTCAAAATTATGCACCAGGCTATGTTTCTATTGGTAACGATAATGGTGGGTATCATCTTTTAATGAGGGCGGTAGAGGAAGCTGTTAACTTCCAATTAGTAAGTGATGGATATGGTGTTCCTACCGAAAATGATATAACTGATAATTTTCTTTCATGGTTGAATAGTGATGCGGGAGATCCTTGGAGAAATGAATAG
- a CDS encoding regulator — translation MMMTSDWVIILDEADALCEMILSSEPAKILQQAYDAVYSDVQLIEAIHAFNRMKEQYEDVQRFGKYHPDYHTIMKSIRQQKRALDLNEKVSALKIAENDFQDLLDEISLLIGKTVSEAVKVPVSNPFFASGSSCAGGCGSGGSCSCSA, via the coding sequence ATGATGATGACCTCTGACTGGGTAATCATACTGGATGAGGCCGATGCGCTTTGTGAGATGATCCTTTCCTCTGAGCCTGCGAAAATACTGCAACAAGCTTATGATGCTGTCTATAGCGATGTTCAATTAATCGAAGCTATACACGCATTTAATCGCATGAAAGAGCAGTACGAAGATGTACAACGTTTCGGAAAATACCATCCGGACTATCATACAATCATGAAATCGATTCGTCAGCAAAAGCGCGCACTCGATTTAAATGAAAAGGTTTCAGCCTTAAAGATAGCTGAAAACGATTTTCAAGATTTACTCGACGAGATAAGCCTGCTTATAGGAAAAACTGTATCAGAAGCAGTAAAAGTGCCTGTAAGTAATCCTTTCTTTGCATCTGGTTCTTCATGTGCTGGAGGCTGTGGTTCAGGTGGTTCTTGTTCTTGCTCTGCATAA
- the ctaG gene encoding cytochrome c oxidase assembly factor CtaG — MPLSIFGFQALWSPYLIGVLVFITVIYFLVTTKWRKDFKESEPLKKGEAIYFVLAMVTIYIIKGSPIDLMAHIMFTMHMVQMAILLLLVPIFLIKGIPWWVWNVAIEAPVARKIFKVFTLPVVAVFVFIGLFSFYHLPSVLDYIKLNETLHGTYTFVLFVSAVFMYWPLIQSMPNRSQMKPLYKLAYIIANAVLITPACALIIFAPNAMYETYTNGDAWLKAMELCVPASTLSGLSLSGPELFTDMKPVADQQLGGVLMKILQELIFGVLLGSIFIKWYRSEQKDPDKITADALKAHQQKWESQQQH, encoded by the coding sequence ATGCCACTTAGTATATTTGGTTTCCAAGCTTTATGGAGCCCGTATTTAATAGGGGTTCTCGTTTTCATAACAGTCATCTACTTTTTAGTCACAACAAAGTGGCGTAAGGATTTTAAAGAAAGTGAACCTCTGAAAAAGGGAGAGGCAATTTATTTTGTACTGGCAATGGTAACGATTTATATTATTAAGGGATCTCCAATAGATTTAATGGCGCACATTATGTTTACAATGCATATGGTGCAAATGGCTATTTTATTATTACTTGTTCCGATTTTCTTAATTAAGGGAATTCCTTGGTGGGTATGGAATGTTGCAATAGAAGCGCCTGTTGCTAGAAAAATATTTAAAGTGTTTACGTTACCTGTTGTAGCAGTCTTTGTCTTTATCGGTTTGTTTTCTTTCTACCATTTACCATCAGTTTTAGATTACATTAAACTAAATGAAACTTTACACGGTACATATACATTTGTACTATTTGTATCTGCTGTTTTTATGTATTGGCCATTAATTCAAAGCATGCCTAATCGTTCACAAATGAAGCCTTTGTATAAATTAGCTTATATAATTGCTAATGCAGTATTAATTACACCTGCATGTGCATTAATCATTTTTGCGCCCAACGCTATGTATGAAACCTATACAAATGGTGATGCTTGGCTAAAGGCAATGGAACTTTGTGTACCAGCCTCTACATTATCTGGATTATCTCTATCAGGTCCAGAGCTCTTTACTGATATGAAGCCTGTTGCTGATCAGCAACTAGGTGGTGTTCTGATGAAAATATTACAAGAGCTTATTTTCGGTGTATTACTTGGATCAATCTTTATTAAATGGTATCGCTCAGAACAAAAGGATCCAGATAAAATTACTGCTGATGCATTAAAGGCCCATCAACAAAAATGGGAAAGTCAACAGCAACATTAA
- a CDS encoding DUF1963 domain-containing protein, producing MRENWRKQAITDILNKFNVAGEKELETVLMEHAQVSLRFELASKENYEQIGNSRIAGCPDLPPSIEWPCTEDGEAYTFLAQINLSELPFLPSDDWPSSGMFYFFLGLDEPAYDVEHQVIYYNGDLANLTLASLPEGVEGVNAEERDFISHQVTWQPCLSLPDLGEDSEMLFEEYEDIYTEVCGVSDALAGGLQTWDGETQLDAYLCRNGLSAFLYNTHKMPEKLRHEALEEAQNWEVLFSLSSLNAANMCWWDAGYLEFLIHVEDLKKARFDNTYLNLATS from the coding sequence ATGCGAGAAAATTGGCGTAAACAAGCGATTACGGATATATTGAATAAGTTTAATGTAGCTGGAGAGAAGGAGCTGGAAACAGTATTGATGGAGCATGCTCAAGTTTCGCTACGATTCGAGCTTGCTAGTAAGGAAAATTATGAGCAAATTGGGAACAGTCGTATAGCAGGATGCCCTGATTTACCACCATCTATAGAATGGCCATGTACTGAGGATGGAGAAGCTTATACTTTTTTAGCGCAAATAAATTTGAGTGAATTGCCATTTTTGCCTTCAGATGATTGGCCATCATCGGGGATGTTTTATTTCTTTTTAGGTTTGGACGAGCCTGCCTATGATGTTGAGCATCAAGTCATTTATTATAACGGTGACTTAGCAAATTTGACCTTGGCAAGCTTGCCTGAAGGCGTAGAGGGAGTAAATGCGGAAGAACGTGATTTTATTTCTCATCAAGTAACTTGGCAACCTTGTTTGTCATTGCCTGATTTAGGGGAAGACTCAGAAATGCTGTTTGAGGAATATGAGGACATTTATACAGAGGTGTGTGGTGTAAGTGATGCGCTTGCTGGAGGATTGCAAACTTGGGATGGGGAAACACAGCTAGATGCATATTTGTGCCGAAATGGGCTAAGTGCCTTTTTATATAACACTCATAAAATGCCAGAAAAATTGCGACATGAGGCACTAGAAGAGGCGCAAAATTGGGAAGTATTGTTCTCTTTATCCTCTTTAAATGCAGCGAATATGTGTTGGTGGGACGCGGGATATTTGGAATTTTTAATTCATGTTGAAGATTTAAAAAAGGCTCGCTTTGATAATACTTATCTTAATTTAGCGACAAGCTGA
- a CDS encoding cytochrome B6 translates to MSSHDTPIVAKSQAQYEYDRHHNAVHMRKQVINFAIMIFFTFIAFAVVAADFSKYLIFPFVLLLAGVQVVLQLYSFMHLEDKKTHFGGVIGFFMWMGILIAFTFFLAFLTIIWW, encoded by the coding sequence ATGTCATCACACGATACACCTATAGTTGCTAAGTCACAGGCACAATACGAGTATGATCGTCATCATAATGCCGTTCATATGCGTAAACAGGTAATCAACTTTGCGATTATGATTTTCTTTACATTTATCGCGTTCGCAGTAGTTGCAGCCGATTTTTCTAAATACTTAATATTCCCGTTTGTTTTATTACTTGCTGGAGTTCAAGTTGTTCTTCAACTTTACTCTTTCATGCACTTAGAAGACAAAAAAACTCACTTCGGTGGTGTAATTGGCTTCTTCATGTGGATGGGAATTTTAATCGCATTTACATTCTTCTTAGCATTCTTAACTATTATTTGGTGGTAA
- a CDS encoding cytochrome (ubi)quinol oxidase subunit III, with amino-acid sequence MDFNTKFTPHTWPDHPEQATMEGKNKVVGFWIFLACEVVLFASLFATYLALKNKGPAGMEFTTQGLFELPLAFAMTMLLLTSSLTSVYAIYHMRNFNFKGMQTWLAITLALGLGFLALEIYEFQHYVHLGFTFNQSAFATAFYSLVGTHGFHVCLGLVWIATLMIRNAKRGLNLYNAPKFFVAALYWHFIDVVWVFIFTVVYLMGVIG; translated from the coding sequence ATGGATTTCAATACTAAATTTACTCCTCATACTTGGCCAGATCATCCTGAACAAGCTACGATGGAAGGTAAAAATAAAGTCGTTGGTTTCTGGATTTTCCTTGCCTGTGAAGTTGTACTTTTCGCAAGTTTATTCGCTACTTACTTAGCGCTTAAGAACAAAGGGCCAGCAGGCATGGAGTTCACAACGCAAGGTTTATTTGAATTACCTTTAGCATTTGCAATGACGATGTTACTTTTAACATCATCTCTAACATCTGTATATGCAATTTACCATATGCGTAACTTTAACTTTAAAGGTATGCAAACTTGGTTAGCAATTACTTTAGCTCTAGGTCTTGGATTCTTAGCACTTGAAATCTATGAATTCCAACACTATGTGCACCTTGGTTTTACATTTAACCAATCTGCTTTCGCAACTGCATTTTACTCTTTAGTTGGTACACATGGTTTCCACGTATGTTTAGGACTTGTATGGATTGCAACATTAATGATTCGTAATGCTAAACGTGGACTAAACTTATATAATGCACCTAAATTCTTCGTAGCTGCTTTATATTGGCACTTTATTGACGTAGTTTGGGTATTCATCTTTACAGTAGTATACTTGATGGGAGTGATCGGATAA
- a CDS encoding UDP-N-acetylmuramoyl-L-alanyl-D-glutamate--2,6-diaminopimelate ligase — protein MQLAELLKDWPCSVTGGSIRTIVTGVEDYAQAVKPGDIFIVRKGKKTSGSRFVKEALARGAVAIVSEESISLPITDQNIPFVWVPNTALFLSYASAKLAAFPAEALTVIAITGTNGKTTVSHYVSQLLRALHKNVAVIGTVGFFINGQKQQTIYEQLTTLQAKELHPILKQCAQNGVTHVVLEASSMGLQQHRLDHCDIDCGVFLNLTEDHLEDHGGLEGYKRAKKRLADLSKKLVLNGDDNFCRSVGIYDKKKSCSFGFDNHNDLHIQIVSESIGKTVLCLQTSSSEHIVEIPFVGKYHVQNAVAALMAIWRLGFSIEEIAEHMWSLRLPEGRLEKIDNSFGIDVYVDYAHTAEALQAVLQTFDRSKTLYLVFSCGGNRDKAKRFAMGAVASKYADIIFLTTDNPRDEDPILINESIIAGFTEQQYYEIYLDRKVAIHKALEKAEKGDIVLVAGKGHEQTQQIKNEKFPFSDQQCVRDYFLNLMPESGVE, from the coding sequence ATGCAATTAGCTGAGCTGTTAAAGGATTGGCCATGTAGTGTGACTGGTGGGTCTATTCGTACTATTGTTACAGGTGTTGAGGACTATGCACAGGCTGTAAAACCAGGAGATATTTTTATAGTAAGAAAGGGCAAGAAAACGTCTGGTAGCCGCTTTGTAAAAGAGGCGTTGGCACGTGGGGCTGTAGCCATTGTTTCAGAGGAAAGTATCTCACTACCTATTACTGATCAAAATATTCCTTTTGTTTGGGTTCCGAATACTGCCTTATTTTTATCGTATGCAAGTGCAAAGCTTGCGGCCTTCCCAGCAGAAGCATTGACGGTAATCGCCATTACTGGGACAAATGGAAAAACAACAGTAAGTCACTATGTAAGCCAATTGTTAAGAGCTTTACATAAAAATGTAGCTGTTATTGGAACAGTTGGATTTTTTATAAATGGACAAAAACAACAAACTATATATGAACAATTAACAACACTGCAGGCAAAGGAACTGCATCCAATTTTAAAGCAATGTGCACAAAATGGTGTTACACATGTTGTTTTAGAGGCTTCATCAATGGGATTACAGCAGCATCGATTGGATCATTGTGATATTGATTGTGGTGTCTTTTTAAATTTAACAGAGGATCATTTAGAGGATCATGGAGGACTTGAAGGGTATAAGCGTGCGAAAAAAAGGCTGGCAGATTTATCGAAAAAACTAGTGTTAAATGGAGATGATAATTTCTGTCGTTCTGTTGGTATTTATGATAAGAAAAAATCCTGCTCATTTGGCTTTGACAATCACAATGATTTACATATCCAAATTGTCAGTGAATCCATTGGCAAAACGGTACTCTGTCTACAAACATCCTCAAGTGAGCATATCGTAGAAATTCCTTTCGTTGGGAAATATCATGTACAAAATGCTGTAGCCGCGTTGATGGCTATATGGCGCTTAGGTTTTTCAATTGAGGAGATAGCTGAACATATGTGGTCATTAAGACTACCAGAAGGCAGACTTGAAAAAATAGACAATTCATTTGGCATCGATGTGTATGTGGATTATGCACATACTGCAGAGGCATTACAGGCTGTATTACAGACATTCGATCGATCGAAAACACTTTATCTAGTATTTAGCTGTGGAGGAAATCGGGATAAGGCAAAACGTTTTGCTATGGGTGCTGTAGCTAGCAAGTATGCAGATATTATTTTTTTAACAACTGACAATCCACGTGATGAGGATCCAATCTTAATTAATGAAAGTATCATAGCAGGTTTTACGGAACAGCAATATTATGAAATTTATCTAGATCGCAAGGTTGCGATTCATAAGGCATTAGAAAAGGCTGAAAAAGGTGATATTGTCCTTGTTGCCGGAAAAGGGCATGAACAAACTCAACAAATAAAAAATGAAAAATTCCCTTTTTCCGATCAACAATGTGTCCGTGATTATTTTCTAAATCTTATGCCTGAGAGCGGCGTTGAATGA
- a CDS encoding DUF420 domain-containing protein, protein MELQILPTLSTSFIVISAVLVAIGWGLIIKRKVEAHKKVMLAAGIAALIFFIIYASRTVFIGNTAFGGGEDLKPYYTFFLIFHIILATTGAVFGIVSIISGLKMNIKLHRRIGPITSIIWFFVAITGVLVYVLLYVLFEPGETTSVIKAILGV, encoded by the coding sequence ATGGAACTGCAAATTTTACCTACTCTAAGTACATCATTCATCGTGATCAGTGCAGTACTTGTAGCGATTGGCTGGGGCTTGATTATAAAAAGAAAAGTTGAGGCACATAAAAAAGTAATGTTGGCTGCTGGTATTGCGGCACTTATCTTCTTTATCATTTATGCATCACGTACAGTATTTATTGGTAATACAGCATTTGGTGGTGGAGAAGATTTAAAACCATATTATACGTTCTTCTTAATTTTCCACATTATTTTAGCTACTACAGGAGCTGTATTTGGGATTGTGAGCATTATCTCTGGTTTAAAAATGAATATTAAGCTTCACCGTCGTATTGGACCGATTACAAGTATTATTTGGTTTTTTGTAGCCATTACAGGGGTGTTAGTGTACGTTTTACTTTATGTTTTATTTGAACCAGGTGAAACAACTTCTGTTATTAAAGCTATTTTAGGGGTTTAA
- the ytvI gene encoding sporulation integral membrane protein YtvI, which translates to MLQFLKHPFFRHPIIVIALGIALLWFISLSLPILLAYVTAILLEPFNIRISKRFRKKRKIIVSIFFIFFLSITILLCILILFISWKQFSTFIIHIPNYLNQLSSIWIQMQSKLSNYTYHLPVDLVIQIQLLISRALTSIEKFALSLTNVNVWSSLLTYIPSRLFDIFVYWIVLYMLLLELPAINRKMLAPFPFHYHQKILFIGQRVKLALFGFMKAQFLVGICIFAIAFGTFFILKTPFPLILALLLVILDVIPFLDSFILLLPWAIYKAFTGDYVFAIALVVLTIVLFLVRRMIEPKVIGNKVGLSSLTTFIAMFIGFKIFGFLGILIGPLLVVVVLSLFNQTSIKNLPPSQ; encoded by the coding sequence ATGCTACAATTTTTAAAACACCCTTTTTTTCGCCACCCAATAATTGTTATTGCATTAGGAATAGCACTTCTTTGGTTTATATCGCTATCATTGCCAATATTACTTGCCTACGTCACCGCCATATTATTAGAGCCCTTTAACATTCGTATCAGCAAAAGATTCCGAAAAAAACGTAAAATTATTGTGTCCATTTTTTTTATATTCTTTTTAAGTATAACCATATTACTATGTATCCTCATACTATTTATAAGCTGGAAACAATTTTCAACATTCATCATTCATATTCCTAATTATCTCAATCAACTGTCATCCATATGGATTCAAATGCAATCCAAGCTTTCTAACTATACGTATCATTTACCAGTAGATCTTGTCATCCAAATTCAACTACTCATTTCACGAGCTTTAACATCCATTGAAAAATTTGCTTTATCTTTAACAAACGTAAATGTTTGGTCATCATTGCTTACCTATATTCCTTCACGTCTGTTTGATATATTTGTTTATTGGATTGTACTATATATGTTACTTTTAGAGCTGCCAGCCATCAATCGTAAAATGTTAGCACCCTTTCCCTTTCACTATCATCAAAAAATATTATTTATTGGTCAAAGAGTAAAACTTGCTTTGTTCGGTTTTATGAAAGCACAATTTTTAGTTGGTATTTGCATTTTTGCTATTGCCTTTGGAACATTTTTTATACTTAAAACACCATTTCCACTTATATTAGCACTTTTGCTTGTTATTTTAGATGTTATTCCTTTTTTAGATTCATTTATATTGCTCTTGCCTTGGGCGATATATAAAGCCTTTACAGGTGACTATGTCTTTGCTATTGCACTTGTGGTGTTAACCATTGTCTTATTTTTGGTTCGACGTATGATTGAACCTAAAGTAATTGGCAATAAAGTTGGACTTTCCTCTCTTACAACATTTATTGCTATGTTTATCGGCTTTAAAATATTTGGGTTTCTCGGAATTTTAATTGGCCCTTTACTAGTCGTTGTTGTTCTTTCTTTATTTAATCAGACATCCATAAAAAATCTCCCACCTTCTCAATAA
- a CDS encoding PaaI family thioesterase yields MATSSKEQIEELLANFLQESTAEDEEVLLHLLSGLRAKQQGVHRRYINAALHMVGKFESEISEVRIPITPVIHNTIKVPHGGIIATIADAAMGGLASRSVPEGFNVVTTNMNVSYIATTTNKELIARGRFVHKGRQTLVMECDIEDETGRKLAIATGSFFVIQRRSQA; encoded by the coding sequence TTGGCTACATCATCCAAAGAACAAATCGAAGAATTACTAGCAAATTTTTTACAAGAAAGCACTGCTGAAGATGAAGAGGTTTTATTGCATTTATTATCAGGGCTTCGTGCAAAGCAACAAGGGGTACATCGACGATATATTAATGCTGCCCTACATATGGTAGGTAAATTTGAGTCAGAAATTAGTGAGGTTCGAATTCCAATTACACCAGTTATCCATAATACAATTAAGGTCCCACATGGTGGAATTATTGCAACAATTGCGGATGCAGCAATGGGAGGATTGGCTTCTCGTTCTGTACCAGAAGGCTTTAATGTGGTCACAACAAATATGAATGTCTCTTATATTGCTACAACTACAAATAAAGAGCTAATTGCACGTGGACGCTTTGTACATAAAGGACGTCAAACACTTGTAATGGAATGTGATATCGAGGATGAAACTGGACGCAAGCTAGCTATTGCAACTGGATCATTTTTTGTCATTCAACGCCGCTCTCAGGCATAA